In Anticarsia gemmatalis isolate Benzon Research Colony breed Stoneville strain chromosome 4, ilAntGemm2 primary, whole genome shotgun sequence, one DNA window encodes the following:
- the LOC142987835 gene encoding uncharacterized protein LOC142987835: protein MSKTDCPGGCGPGGGGAQRFKGVENFLKRIAFNLGNTPSQTEVKIISCIPIDVSDLQQKIINLEKQLEDSRAGRSPMTASHKKTVNTAICSSKFPKMSNTAVACNSLDMDRSTSTRVLAASPSIKNRSNTLFKPSTSFRDLPSVSSRLDDVPPIPTIKTNLNSNRPYRRYLEIMDGIKPFILGEQKDRKSFFKKKKKCNKSKSSKSHIKNQNSPYIYYAQTNNSPFGRYTTNYVDRGNDVVTRSYLEDVIKRQYQPRPLVGKFSNTSRFSSPVCRDAQECTIPLHYESDVCSCCHGQFQNIDNHMSDSNIRPYRVNKMNTEGGYYDSALYDVIPVKEKPFKAKKSPVLQIRPTIDIKCWPEHVRTKLRTYPMYNPLYFDRRDPRLNQPINLRTVPKISRKAPTPRHVWKARKEIRNTWPVGITNSKSCSINLGSVYPKVLAPKTPEKGYEPAIVPLKTDAECLTTIINDSECQTTSSNDNYGDKTEATLNQIKSILQSVLQEVKVTSLTKSSASDQSKKGSTIHKEGSGPCAMQGSRLLSSFTYSPYNINPYMPSCSKQMTSNQYYYPPSPMKCVQNFPLFIQTPGRHMCSSCYRNNSPLKPSYVKPATTIATNTDVVKEATASKETEKLIKEIYKSMALSMGVPNKNISSSDFENVKSVHTVANDRSSRKVVDKPESVKEVNKGTDVEHIVSELYRKRNTPISSETQNTTIDSGVTMNELHTRSRSDVTGTDIEARLRKERLEKYLAQTKHAYFEDDRKQMVSQRRRIENTTTSMTESDVESSDTDTDATCVPDDHKHKQKKQKSSLFSKVFNSVRQGFKTRSRRKQDKEKKLESAESDEDASSDSDDYQTIYSQKIEKAPKTRAQTLPKRRTHSKVSYKQTYQRDRSPEKTRLPPYMEQEYRRQWNEKFMFQERYNDTSANYRSDQRRPPYYQTYEARPTIVDTKTTDNSKNPRGFASQENIKAAKPGSKLPAKGLAWFKKRKIACNCGEQWKKFLLEN from the exons ATGAGCAAGACTGATTGTCCTGGGGGCTGTGGCCCGGGAGGAGGAGGTGCACAACGATTCAAGGGTGTGGAGAACTTCCTGAAGCgaattgcttttaatttag GTAACACACCCTCGCAGACTGAAGTAAAAATCATTTCCTGTATCCCAATCGATGTATCAGATTTACAACAGAAGATAATTAATCTAGAAAAGCAGCTGGAAGACTCGAGAGCTGGTCGGTCGCCTATGACCGCGTCGCACAAGAAAACTGTCAATACAGCAATATGCAGTAGCAAGTTTCCAAAGATGTCGAACACGGCGGTCGCTTGTAACTCGTTAGACATGGATCGAAGTACTAGCACACGGGTCCTTGCCGCCAGCCCGTCTATCAAAAATAGGTCCAACACCTTATTCAAGCCTTCCACTTCCTTCAGAGACTTACCATCAGTCTCATCTCGGCTAGATGATGTACCACCCATTCCTACGatcaaaactaatttaaatagcAACAGACCATACCGACGTTACCTAGAAATCATGGACGGGATCAAACCCTTCATACTCGGCGAGCAGAAGGATCGTAAAAGTTTCttcaagaagaagaagaagtgtaACAAGTCGAAAAGTTCAAagtctcatataaaaaatcaaaactcCCCATATATTTACTACGCTCAAACAAATAATTCTCCGTTTGGTCGATATACGACCAACTACGTGGACAGAGGTAACGACGTCGTGACCCGCTCTTATTTAGAAGACGTGATAAAAAGACAGTACCAGCCGAGACCTCTAGTAGGAAAGTTTTCCAACACTAGTAGGTTCTCGTCGCCTGTCTGCAGAGATGCACAAGAATGCACCATTCCTCTCCATTATGAGTCTGACGTCTGCTCGTGTTGCCACGGACAGTTCCAAAACATAGACAATCACATGAGCGACTCTAATATCCGACCGTACAGAGTGAACAAGATGAACACTGAGGGTGGATATTACGACTCTGCTCTCTATGATGTTATTCCGGTTAAAGAAAAGCCATTTAAAGCTAAGAAGTCACCGGTTCTGCAAATAAGACCCACGATTGATATAAAATGTTGGCCAGAGCACGTGCGCACTAAACTTCGCACCTACCCGATGTATAATCCTCTTTATTTTGACCGTCGTGATCCACGCCTAAACCAACCGATAAACTTGCGAACGGTTCCCAAAATCAGTAGAAAAGCACCAACTCCTAGACACGTTTGGAAAGCGAGAAAGGAAATACGTAATACTTGGCCGGTAGGCATTACTAATTCTAAAAGTTGTAGCATAAACTTAGGAAGTGTTTACCCCAAGGTACTTGCTCCGAAAACTCCAGAAAAAGGCTACGAACCTGCTATTGTGCCGCTTAAGACTGACGCTGAATGTTTAACAACTATTATAAACGATAGTGAGTGTCAAACGACAAGCTCAAACGACAACTATGGCGACAAGACGGAGGCAACATTGAATCAGATAAAATCTATATTACAATCCGTTTTACAAGAAGTGAAAGTTACTAGTCTTACAAAAAGTAGTGCAAGTGATCAATCAAAGAAAGGTTCGACCATACATAAAGAAGGATC TGGACCCTGCGCCATGCAAGGCTCCAGGCTTCTGAGCAGTTTTACTTACAGCCCTTACAACATTAATCCATACATGCCATCATGCTCAAAGCAAATGACTTCCAACCAGTATTACTACCCACCGTCTCCGATGAAATGCGTTCAGAACTTTCCGCTGTTCATTCAAACTCCGGGAAGGCACATGTGCTCCAGTTGCTATCGTAACAACTCTCCATTGAAACCTAGTTACGTAAAACCTGCAACAACTATTGCTACTAATACGGACGTAGTAAAGGAGGCCACTGCTTCCAAAGAAACTGAGAAATTGATAAAAGAGATTTACAAGTCCATGGCGCTAAGTATGGGAGTGcctaataaaaacatttcctcGAGCGACTTTGAGAACGTCAAATCAGTTCATACAGTTGCCAACGATAGATCTTCGAGGAAGGTTGTGGATAAGCCGGAGTCTGTCAAAGAAGTAAACAAGGGTACAGACGTGGAGCACATCGTGTCAGAATTGTACAGGAAGAGAAATACTCCAATTTCCTCTGAAACTCAAAACACGACCATAGATAGTGGAGTGACAATGAATGAGTTGCACACTCGATCTCGATCAGACGTTACGGGTACCGATATTGAGGCAAGGCTTCGCAAGGAGCGACTGGAAAAGTATCTGGCCCAGACTAAGCACGCGTACTTCGAGGATGATCGTAAGCAGATGGTGTCGCAGCGCAGGAGGATAGAGAATACGACAACTTCTATGACGGAATCAGACGTGGAGAGTAGCGACACCGACACTGACGCCACGTGTGTTCCCGATGATCATAAACAT AAACAGAAGAAGCAGAAGAGTAGTTTATTCAGTAAGGTGTTCAACTCGGTACGACAAGGGTTCAAAACTAGAAGTAGAAGGAAACAAGACAAGGAGAAGAAGCTCGAATCAGCGGAGAGTGATGAAGACGCCTCGAGTGACTCTGATGACTACCAGACTATTTACAGTCAGAAGATAGAAAAAGCTCCGAAAACTAGAGCTCAAACATTACCGAAACGAAGAACTCATTCAAAAGTTTCATACAAGCAAACGTATCAGAGAGACAGGAGCCCGGAGAAAACCAGGCTGCCACCCTACATGGAGCAAGAGTATCGAAGGCAGTGGAATGAGAAGTTCATGTTCCAGGAGAGATATAATGATACGTCAGCGAACTACCGCTCCGATCAGCGCAGACCTCCTTACTACCAAACGTATGAAGCGAGACCAACGATTGTAGATACTAAAACTACAGATAATTCGAAGAATCCAAGAGGTTTTGCTTCTCAAGAGAACATTAAAGCTGCCAAGCCAGGATCCAAGCTCCCGGCTAAAGGTCTCGCGTGGTTCAAGAAACGTAAAATTGCCTGCAATTGTGGTGAACAATGGAAGAAATTCTTACTTGAAAATTAA
- the LOC142987836 gene encoding uncharacterized protein LOC142987836 yields the protein MKQVNSLRLVLDCRDCIGSPSQQDIQINSSIAVNVTDLKRKINGLEQQLDEVSKHCQEIPCLEDCSKRDLESFYQSDLKHEIDTIKEQTEASSELKSNGIETQLLYKSSECNYKKSEESGYSRRSHNDSKRESRELIEEHDGHAPKVKSKKSKMQKIASTGSKLYKHKAKSVYDNFASVYSTSSFHSLANPSISYGNKSYYHKERKHVKPEYTGESHHHRKEKRYKESSKKDTDDHFKGPYEGKPSKHRKPKKSIRDVDPDFIADIIRKQYKPVKMFGRKGSNMSQFSVPVCRDQEFSIQENILEDAELCSCIYGHTLNSGQNHTRLSHRDEMNAMRSICDTRLYSCKKPLRHKDRRMPVDTYSNSDMYDLVPVKERSSPKTRRKFVEDNMIPYQSYREVPPSPRTLRPKLNLKAQYYNELEDYIAHRQHLKRRLPNRQKRYHDRMERFESDIASEVIPEIDVIPLRKPPKPIKPQVEHKQVQEQSHQDTGTMSSLQYPLFLNEQTSVTADTTLNKTQETETTTVDKTDKALCEIKDILQTFLHEIKKEAVASQSDKSDVSSKTSENEGNALQEAHGKLNNMMPNNTSYSNYNAGQCGVAPYMQPQFTNPCCYPVLPVCPCPMSVPNGYLVPNPSIPCTNCTNAPKECISNYCNKNTETPCPTETDELIKEIYKYVAQGPPRRHISNDHKERKHDDTSMLDSKLLTSRSVGGSYRQFQNDANVGTAPLKCFSKSCEAIGSRLVSDAYYSVTNASYSDTVLEKLSLEATTQSTSGTEMYDSSDQDKGKGNRFSKVLRSFGLFKKKKKDVIEELSETESVVDEEVKQNPPFRQEVTNYMMHGQDFYHAPPVDRLYQRPPDYPPQSLDYHGKPHDVHPRMHEYEPGPRDYPPRPYEYQPDYHPPYNPNARDYMVSPQQDPYGQRLQQRLHGHPNSPYAPRHRPSAPPFNSSYDTSSYSQMQPHLCLKEIEVKSTGTQSERKMSIFRKFKKRMQQPVLMSAMGTEDDYQRTFSTQTPRPIEVPAKPQINKTKPFFNWKNLQSKAMTGMQGIGSDPMSYSLKTQKELAEGDMKLRNAMLKKLFYKRNPFSPRNLVVRTLLGKDKSSFGEPPTMFRPRMFI from the exons ATGAAACAGGTCAATAGTTTAAGACTCGTCTTAGATTGTAGAGACTGCATAG GGAGCCCATCGCAACAagatattcaaataaattctaGCATTGCCGTCAACGTCACCGACTTAAAGCGTAAGATCAATGGTCTAGAACAACAGCTAGACGAGGTGAGCAAACATTGCCAAGAGATTCCGTGTCTGGAGGACTGCTCCAAGAGGGATTTAGAGAGCTTCTACCAATCAGATCTGAAGCATGAGATAGATACTATCAAAGAACAAACCGAAGCATCGTCCGAGTTAAAGTCGAATGGCATCGAAACACAACTTTTATACAAGTCTTCAGAgtgtaattacaaaaaatctgaAGAAAGCGGTTATTCGCGGAGATCACATAATGATAGCAAGCGAGAGAGTCGGGAATTGATCGAGGAACACGATGGCCACGCTCCAAAGGTAAAAAGCAAGAAAAGTAAAATGCAGAAGATAGCCAGTACTGGttctaaattatacaaacacaaAGCGAAGTCCGTCTATGACAATTTTGCTTCCGTTTATTCTACAAGCAGTTTCCATTCGCTCGCAAACCCTTCGATAAGCTACGGCAACAAGAGTTACTACCACAAAGAGAGAAAACATGTAAAACCAGAGTATACGGGAGAATCTCATCATCATCGCAAAGAGAAACGATACAAGGAAAGCTCGAAGAAAGACACTGATGATCATTTCAAGGGCCCTTACGAAGGCAAACCGAGCAAACATCGCAAGCCCAAAAAGTCCATACGAGATGTTGATCCCGATTTTATTGCAGACATAATAAGAAAGCAATATAAACCGGTAAAAATGTTTGGTAGGAAAGGTTCTAATATGAGCCAGTTTTCGGTGCCAGTTTGCCGAGATCAAGAATTCTCAATACAAGAAAATATACTTGAAGACGCTGAACTGTGTTCTTGTATTTATGGCCATACTTTGAATAGCGGACAGAATCACACCAGACTCTCGCATCGCGACGAAATGAATGCTATGAGAAGTATTTGCGACACTCGCCTCTACAGCTGCAAGAAGCCTCTTCGACACAAGGATCGTAGGATGCCAGTAGACACATACAGCAACTCTGATATGTATGATCTAGTGCCGGTCAAGGAAAGGTCCAGTCCCAAAACTCGAAGGAAGTTTGTAGAAGACAATATGATACCATACCAGAGTTACAGAGAAGTTCCACCATCGCCGAGGACCCTGAGGCCCAAACTTAACCTCAAAGCTCAGTATTACAACGAGCTGGAGGACTACATAGCTCATCGACAACACTTGAAAAGGCGTTTACCGAACAGACAAAAACGATACCACGACCGTATGGAACGTTTTGAAAGCGATATCGCTTCTGAGGTGATACCGGAAATAGATGTCATTCCATTGCGCAAACCACCAAAACCGATTAAACCTCAGGTAGAACACAAGCAGGTTCAAGAGCAAAGTCATCAAGACACAGGTACCATGAGCAGTTTACAATATCCTCTGTTCCTCAACGAGCAGACGAGCGTAACGGCCGACACTACTCTTAACAAAACACAAGAGACCGAAACAACAACGGTTGATAAAACTGACAAAGCACTCTGTGAAATAAAAGATATACTGCAAACTTTTttacacgaaataaaaaaagaagcaGTCGCCTCTCAAAGCGATAAGTCGGACGTATCGAGTAAGACCTCTGAAAACGAAGGTAACGCCCTGCAAGAAGCTCATggaaaacttaataatatgatGCCTAATAATACGAGTTATAGTAACTACAATGCAGGTCAGTGTGGTGTCGCTCCGTACATGCAGCCACAGTTTACTAACCCGTGCTGCTACCCGGTGCTGCCGGTGTGTCCATGTCCCATGTCAGTGCCAAACGGATATCTTGTGCCCAATCCGAGTATACCGTGCACAAACTGCACGAACGCTCCGAAAGAATGCATTAGCAACTATTGCAACAAAAACACCGAAACACCCTGCCCTACAGAAACTGATGAGCTTATTAAAGAGATATATAAATACGTTGCCCAGGGGCCTCCTCGAAGGCATATCAGCAATGATCATAAAGAGAGAAAGCATGACGATACTAGTATGCTCGACAGTAAATTGTTAACGTCCAGAAGCGTCGGTGGTAGTTACAGGCAGTTCCAAAATGATGCTAACGTTGGTACTGCGCCACTGAAGTGTTTTTCAAAAAGCTGTGAAGCTATAGGCTCGAGACTCGTTTCGGACGCATACTACAGCGTCACTAACGCTAGCTACTCCGACACGGTGCTAGAGAAGCTAAGCCTAGAAGCAACTACGCAGTCTACGTCTGGAACTGAAATGTATGATTCTTCTGACCAAGACAag ggcAAGGGCAATAGGTTTTCAAAAGTCTTGCGTTCGTTTGGGCTTTTcaagaagaagaaaaaggaTGTCATAGAGGAACTCAGCGAAACTGAAAGCGTGGTAGACGAGGAGGTGAAACAGAACCCTCCGTTCAGGCAGGAGGTCACAAATTACATGATGCACGGCCAAGACTTCTACCACGCTCCGCCCGTTGACAGGCTGTATCAGAGGCCACCAGACTATCCGCCGCAATCACTCGATTACCACGGGAAGCCACATGACGTACACCCGCGAATGCACGAATACGAGCCAGGCCCGCGCGACTATCCGCCGCGGCCGTACGAATATCAACCAGATTACCATCCGCCGTACAACCCTAATGCCCGGGACTACATGGTATCACCGCAGCAAGATCCCTACGGGCAGAGGCTTCAGCAGAGACTCCATGGACATCCTAACTCTCCCTATGCTCCACGACATCGGCCTTCAGCTCCACCCTTCAACAGCTCGTATGATACAAGCAGCTACAGCCAGATGCAGCCACATCTGTGTTTAAAGGAGATTGAAGTGAAGAGTACAGGCACGCAGAGTGAGAGGAAGATGTCTATTTTCCGGAAATTTAAGAAAAGGATGCAGCAGCCGGTACTGATGTCAGCGATGGGGACAGAAGACGATTATCAGCGCACCTTTTCTACGCAGACGCCGCGACCAATTGAGGTGCCCGCCAAACCTCAAATAAATAAGACGAAGCCATTCTTTAACTGGAAGAATCTGCAGTCGAAGGCTATGACCGGTATGCAGGGGATAGGCTCGGATCCCATGTCATACTCCTTAAAAACTCAAAAGGAACTGGCTGAAGGCGACATGAAGCTGAGGAATGCCATGCTTAAGaagcttttttataaaagaaatccTTTCTCTCCACGGAACTTGGTTGTACGAACGCTGTTAGGTAAAGACAAGTCGAGTTTCGGCGAGCCGCCGACCATGTTCCGTCCACGGATGTTCATCTAG
- the LOC142972636 gene encoding uncharacterized protein LOC142972636 has protein sequence MLSKFLRTSYKSNASQLLLRRVVPKVKNVRYSDLIPPSQYDTPLSNKLKLGYVARVYWETIPLFVCTAISISLVFLAVIWACRNKVDVVFSTHSRASISRTMDLRNPSVHKIVIINQRYEPWPEMQDVLDKMTLAEKRALVRAQSCSLP, from the exons atgcttTCAAAATTCTTACGAACCTCTTACAAATCTAACGCAAGTCAATTGTTGCTGAGACGTGTGGTGCCTAAAGTGAAGAACGTGAGGTATTCGGACCTGATACCTCCGTCGCAGTATGATACGCCGTTGTCAAACAAACTGAAGCTGGGATACGTGGCCAGAGTGTACTGGGAGACAATACCACTGTTCGTCTGCACAGCTATCAGCATATCACTTGTATTCTTAGCCGTTATATGGGCGTGTAGAAATAAG GTAGATGTCGTATTTTCTACACATAGCCGCGCGTCGATATCTCGCACGATGGACTTGAGGAACCCGTCTGTGCACAAGATAGTGATCATCAACCAGCGCTACGAGCCGTGGCCGGAGATGCAGGACGTGCTGGACAAAATGACGCTGGCCGAGAAGAGGGCGCTGGTGCGCGCGCAGTCTTGCAGCCTGCCTTAG